One Bos taurus isolate L1 Dominette 01449 registration number 42190680 breed Hereford chromosome 3, ARS-UCD2.0, whole genome shotgun sequence DNA window includes the following coding sequences:
- the TXNIP gene encoding thioredoxin-interacting protein, with protein sequence MVMFKKIKSFEVVFNDPEKVYGSGEKVAGRVIVEVCEVTRVKAVRILACGVAKVLWMQGSQQCKQTLDYLRYEDTLLLDDQPAGENEMVILRPGNKYEYKFGFELPQGPLGTSFKGKYGCVDYWVKAFLDRPSQPTQETKKNFEVMDLVDVNTPDLLEPVSAKKEKKVSCMFIPDGRVSVSARIDRKGFCEGDEINIHADFENTCSRIVIPKAAIVARHTYLANGQTKVLTQKLSSVRGNHIISGTCASWRGKSLRVQKIRPSILGCNILRVEYSLLIYVSVPGSKKVILDLPLVIGSRSGLSSRTSSMASQTSSEMSWVDLNIPDTLEAPPCYMDSIAEDHRLESPTTPLLEDTDGSQDSPIFMYAPEFRFMPPPTYSEVDPSVLNNNVQ encoded by the exons ATGGTGATGTTCAAGAAGATTAAGTCTTTCGAGGTAGTCTTTAACGACCCCGAAAAGGTGTACGGCAGTGGGGAGAAGGTGGCTGGCCGGGTGATAGTGGAAGTGTGTGAAGTCACTCGAGTCAAAGCTGTCAGGATCCTGGCTTGCGGAGTGGCCAAAGTCCTGTGGATGCAGGGATCCCAGCAGTGCAAGCAGACGTTGGACTACTTACGCTACGAAGACACGCTTCTCCTGGACGACCAACCAGCTG GTGAGAATGAGATGGTGATCTTGAGACCTGGAAACAAATATGAATACAAGTTCGGCTTTGAGCTTCCTCAGGG GCCTCTGGGAACATCTTTCAAAGGAAAATATGGGTGTGTGGACTACTGGGTGAAGGCTTTTCTTGATCGTCCCAGCCAGCCAActcaagagacaaagaaaaacttTGAAGTGATGGATCTAGTGGATGTCAATACTCCTGATTTACTG GAACCTGTGTCAgctaaaaaggagaagaaagtttCCTGCATGTTCATACCTGATGGGCGGGTGTCTGTCTCTGCACGAATTGACAGAAAAGGATTCTGTGAAG GTGATGAGATTAACATCCATGCTGATTTTGAAAATACGTGTTCCCGCATCGTGATCCCCAAAGCTGCCATTGTAGCCCGCCACACTTATCTTGCCAATGGCCAAACCAAGGTGCTGACGCAGAAGTTGTCATCAGTCAGAGGCAATCATATTATCTCCGGAACCTGTGCATCATGGCGTGGCAAGAGCCTTCGGGTGCAGAAAATCAGGCCTTCTATCTTGGGCTGCAATATCCTGCGAGTTGAATACTCCTTACTG ATCTACGTTAGCGTCCCTGGCTCCAAGAAAGTCATTCTCGACCTGCCCCTGGTTATTGGCAGCAGGTCAGGCCTCAGCAGCCGGACGTCCAGCATGGCCAGCCAAACCAGCTCTGAGATGAGCTGGGTAGACCTTAACATCCCAGATACCCTAGAAG CTCCTCCTTGCTATATGGATAGCATTGCTGAAGATCACCGGTTGGAGAGCCCCACTACTCCTCTGCTAGAGGACACAGATGGTTCTCAAGACAGCCCTATTTTTATGTATGCTCCTGAGTTCAGGTTCATGCCACCACCTACTTATTCTGAG gTTGATCCCTCCGTCCTGAACAACAATGTGCAGTGA
- the POLR3GL gene encoding DNA-directed RNA polymerase III subunit RPC7-like isoform X1: protein MASRGGGRGCGRGQLTFNVEAVGIGKGDALPPPTLQPSPLFPPLEFRPVPLPSGEEGEYVLALKQELRGAMRQLPYFIRPAVPKRDVERYSDKYQMSGPIDNAIDWNPDWRRLPRELKIRVRKLQKERTTIILPKRPPKTTEDKEETIQKLETLEKKEEEVTSEEDEEKEEEEEKEEEEEEEYDEEEHEEETDYIMSYFDNGEDFGGDSDDNMDEAIY from the exons ATGGCCAGCCGGGGTGGGGGCCGGGGTTGTGGCCGGGGCCAGTTGACCTTCAACGTGGAGGCTGTGGGCATTGGAAAGGGGGATGCTTTGCCCCCACCCACCCTACAGCCTTCTCCACTCTTCCCT CCCTTGGAGTTCCGCCCAGTGCCTCTGCCctcaggagaggaaggggaataTGTCCTGGCCCTGAAGCAGGAGCTTCGAGGCGCCATGCGGCAGCTCCCCTACTTCATCCGGCCTGCTGTCCCCAAGAGAG ATGTGGAACGTTACTCAGACAAATATCAGATGTCAGGGCCGATTGACAATGCCATCGATTGGAACCCTG ATTGGCGACGTCTGCCCCGGGAGCTAAAGATCCGAGTGCGGAAGCTACAGAAGGAAC GGACCACCATTATACTCCCCAAGAGACCCCCTAAGACCACAGAAGATAAGGAGGAAACAATACAGAAACTAGAG ACTctggagaagaaggaggaagaagtgACTTCAGAGGAAGatgaggagaaagaagaagaagaagagaaggaagaggaagaagaagaggagtATGATGAAGAAGAACATGAAGAG gaaACTGATTACATCATGTCATATTTTGACAATGGGGAGGACTTTGGGGGTGACAGTGATGACAATATGGATGAGGCTATATACTga
- the ANKRD34A gene encoding ankyrin repeat domain-containing protein 34A, with product MLHTEGHALLRAVGQGKLRLARLLLEGGAYVNEGDAQGETALMAACRARYDDPQNKARMVRYLLEQGADPNIADRLGRTALMHACAGGGGAAVASLLLAHGADPSVRDHAGASALVHALDRGDRETLATLLDACKAKGTEVIIITTDTSPSGTKKTRQYLNSPPSPGVEDPAPAPPSPGVCTSPSEIQLQTAGAGGRGLLSPRAQEEEEKRDVFEFPLPKPPDDPSPSEPLPKPPRHPPKPLKRLNSEPWGLVAPPQPVPPAEGRPGFERLTAEFNGLTLTGRPRLSRRHSTEGPEDPPPWAEKVTGGGPLSRRNTAPEAQESGPSSGLRQKLSRMESVELDTPGNLCPDSPECSRPSLERRRYSASPLTLPLAGSVSSPRQSQESLPGAVSPLSGRRRSPGLLERRGSGTLLLDHIAQTRPGFLPPLNVSPHPPIPDIRPGGRAPSLPAPPQAGAPGSPRTKRKLVRRHSMQTEQIRLLGGFQSLGGPGEPGR from the coding sequence ATGCTGCACACCGAGGGCCACGCTCTTCTTCGGGCCGTGGGTCAGGGTAAGCTACGTTTGGCCCGTTTGCTTCTGGAGGGGGGCGCCTACGTGAATGAGGGTGATGCTCAAGGGGAGACTGCGCTAATGGCGGCCTGTCGGGCCCGGTACGACGACCCCCAGAACAAGGCACGCATGGTACGCTACCTTCTGGAGCAAGGCGCGGACCCCAACATCGCAGATCGCCTAGGGCGCACGGCGCTCATGCACGCTTGCGCGGGTGGCGGGGGCGCCGCGGTGGCCTCCCTGCTCCTTGCCCATGGCGCGGACCCCTCAGTCCGAGATCACGCCGGCGCCTCGGCGCTAGTCCACGCCCTGGACCGCGGGGATCGAGAGACCCTTGCCACGCTGCTGGACGCCTGCAAGGCCAAGGGCACGGAggtcatcatcatcaccactgaCACCTCGCCCTCCGGCACCAAGAAGACCCGCCAGTATCTCAATTCCCCACCGTCCCCGGGGGTGGAGGACCCCGCTCCCGCTCCTCCTAGCCCCGGAGTCTGCACGTCGCCTTCGGAAATCCAACTGCAGACTGCAGGAGCGGGAGGACGGGGATTGTTATCCCCTCGCgcccaggaagaggaggagaagagggacgTATTTGAATTCCCTCTTCCAAAGCCCCCAGATGACCCCTCCCCTTCCGAGCCACTCCCCAAACCACCCCGCCATCCTCCAAAACCCCTCAAAAGGCTCAACTCCGAGCCCTGGGGCCTAGTGGCCCCTCCTCAACCTGTCCCGCCTGCCGAAGGGAGGCCGGGGTTCGAGCGCCTGACCGCCGAATTCAACGGCCTGACCCTGACAGGTCGACCGCGTCTTTCCCGACGTCACAGCACCGAAGGCCCAGAGGACCCGCCCCCGTGGGCGGAGAAAGTGACGGGTGGGGGTCCTCTCTCTCGCAGAAACACAGCGCCAGAAGCTCAGGAGTCTGGCCCCTCTTCAGGGCTGAGGCAGAAACTGAGCCGCATGGAGTCGGTGGAGCTCGATACTCCCGGAAATCTTTGCCCCGACTCGCCCGAGTGCAGCCGCCCGTCCCTGGAGCGCCGCAGATATAGCGCCTCCCCGCTGACCCTCCCTCTAGCAGGCTCGGTTTCCTCCCCACGCCAGTCCCAGGAGAGTCTTCCTGGGGCTGTATCTCCGCTGAGCGGGCGGAGGCGGAGTCCCGGGTTGCTGGAGCGGAGGGGCTCGGGGACGTTGCTCCTGGACCACATCGCGCAAACGCGGCCAGGTTTCCTGCCCCCGCTCAATGTCAGCCCCCATCCTCCCATCCCCGACATTCGCCCGGGAGGTCGGGCGCCTTCGCTGCCCGCCCCTCCCCAGGCGGGGGCGCCAGGCTCTCCCAGGACCAAGCGCAAGTTGGTGAGACGCCACTCCATGCAGACTGAGCAGATTCGCCTGCTAGGGGGCTTCCAGAGTCTAGGcgggccaggggagcctgggcGCTGA